A window of Cryptomeria japonica chromosome 3, Sugi_1.0, whole genome shotgun sequence contains these coding sequences:
- the LOC131072077 gene encoding uncharacterized protein LOC131072077, translating to MKEDGSKRSSTFASCIVGALFLVFIIIILLILFFSLFKTKDPRITVNALQVPDFHVSDFPDPGNSTVNFTISVYLTLKNPNRASFNYYDSTLQLNYEGDQIGFMFIPAGKVLSQRSQFIGITLPVEPFSAHFNPDYDPTQGDNNTIFMSLEANLKMAGRVRVLHVFTHHVQASAHCEVHIRIHDGSLRSFHC from the coding sequence ATGAAGGAGGACGGTTCAAAAAGATCAAGCACCTTTGCATCTTGTATAGTGGGTGCTTTATTTCTGGTGTTTATAATCATCatactgctcattctcttcttctccctATTCAAGACCAAGGATCCCAGAATCACAGTCAATGCTTTACAGGTCCCTGATTTCCATGTCTCCGACTTTCCAGATCCAGGAAACAGTACTGTAAATTTCACCATTTCAGTTTATCTGACACTCAAGAATCCCAACAGGGCAAGTTTTAACTACTATGATAGCACCCTGCAGCTCAATTATGAGGGCGACCAGATTGGATTCATGTTTATTCCTGCAGGGAAAGTGTTGTCTCAGAGGTCTCAATTTATTGGCATAACTCTGCCTGTGGAGCCCTTTTCTGCACATTTCAATCCAGATTATGACCCAACTCAGGGAGATAATAATACCATTTTCATGTCTTTGGAGGCCAATCTTAAAATGGCAGGGCGTGTGAGGGTTCTGCATGTGTTCACTCACCATGTTCAGGCCTCTGCACACTGTGAGGTTCATATACGTATACATGATGGCTCACTTAGGAGCTTTCATTGCTGA